ATAAACGATTTCAGAATCTGTAATATCAGTTCCGCGTGGAACGTCGGCGGCGCCGGTCAGAATCACACCATAGTCTGCGATGATCCATTCGATACGATTATCTGCGAGTAAACCTACTCTCTGTTTTTGTTGAACACCTAACTCGATCAAGGCTTCCGCAAGATTCAAACCTTGCTCGTACACTTGACCGTATGTAGTAGGATAATAGTCCTTCTTGGAATCTTTTGAAAAGAACGCCGGTAGGTCCCGGAATTTTTCCGCAGATTCACGAAATAGCTGGGCTAAGTTTTCCGCCATGAAACTCATTCACTCCTGATATCTTTAGTTCAATACAACTTAGGAATTCCGGCAAGATCCTGCCGGCAAGTATTCAAAATTAAATATCGAAGCTCAGAAATAAACCCTTTTTTTTCTACCGTATTCGAGAAGCTCTTATTTATTCATCATGTTATACAATACTATGGTGCAGTGAACCAATTAGAAAAACTTGCCCTGAGTTTCGGATAATCCCGTTCCTGAATTCCATATTGAATTTTCAGAAGTTTACCGGATGGGCTGAAAACCAATAGCGCCGGTTGCCCTTCTACCTTGTATTCGTTTATCAAAGCGAAGTCCCGATCGATTAAGAACGGATAGGTCATCCCGAATTCCTGAGCGGCTTTCAAATGTTCCTCTTTGCTGTGTTCCGGCTCGGTATTGATCCCCAAAAGAACCCCATTCTTCCCTTGCAAATCTTTGGAAAGTTTTTCCAAAACGGGAACGGCTTCCTTACAAGGTTCGCACCAAGAAGCCCAGACATCCAAAAGTAAAACCTTTCCCTTGTAAGCCAAGAGATCCACGGAATTACCGTCCGGATCGGAAAGTTTGAGTTTGTAGAGAATCGATTCTTCTTTCGAAGAATGACAGGCAGAAAGGAAAATTAAGAAAAGGGTAAATACGATCCGAATTGAAAACATCTCCATACATCTTCTTACATCGGAAAAGAATGTAAATGGAAAAAATCTTTCCAGCCAAGGACCTCCTTTGAAACTGGGATGACACCCGTGAACCCCGTCTTTTACAATTACTTCTCCGGTCCGGAAGAATTCTTAACGTATCTAAAGAAAGATCGATTCGGAGGTTCGGGAATGATCTCCACTCCCGTTGCAAAAGAACCGTATTTTTCCGAAACCAATCGAAAAGCAAAACTGGAACTTCAGGAAAATCAGATTCTTATTTTTTTAAAGGGAAAAGAAACCGCTAAGAATTTTACGATTCCACTCAACGGAAACTCTAAAACGAATCTCCTCGAATTTCTGCCCGATTATTTGAGTTTTAAGAACGAAGAGGATTCTTTTACGATTCGACTGCAACCTTTGGATCGGGAAAGGATTCATCTTCAGATCGATTCGAAAATTGGACTTGAGTTTTCGGGAACCCTAACGAGGCTCAGCGGGTGGAAGAAATGGTTTTAGAACGTAACACGTCCCGAATCTGATCGGCGATCGTCTTCGCGGCAACACTTCTATAGAATTTTCGAAGATCCACTTTTTTCCCTGCGTAAGGCTTCTTTGAATAATCCAGAAATGCCTTTACCCAAAGATCCCGTTCTAATTTTAGATATTGAATCTGGTTTCCACCGATTTCTCGAAAAACGGAAAGATCAGTAACGATCGCAGGTTTTTGCAGACTCAGAGCTTCCAAAAGAGGAATTCCAAAACCTTCATACAAGGAAGAAAACAAAAAGAGGGAACATTTTTTGTACATATGGGCGAGTTCCACGTCGGAGGGACTTTCGATCCAATGGATTCCCAATTTTTTACTTTCGGGGCTTCGGAGTGTTTCGATAAATTCGGGATTTTCCCAACCTGCTTTTCCTCCGATCACCCAAGCGAACTTCTGACTCGGCTTTACAAATTTTGAATATTCCAAATAAGCATTGTACAGGAAGGTGTAGTTTTTTCGAGGTTCCACGGTGGAAACCGAAAGAAAGTATTTTTTAGGAAGGGAATCGATCCTTTCTCCCGGCTTTTTTTTGAGAAGTCCTTGGAATTCGGAAAGTTCGATTCCTGGATAAACAACTTGCATTCTTTCAAGCGGGATATGAAAGAATTCCGCGACTTCGTCTCGGGTGGATTCCGATATCGGAAGCAGTTTATCCGCACGTTGTACGGAACGCGAAAGATAGAATTTCTGTTGCAATCGAGCCAAGGTTCGCATCGTATCCGGGAAACGATACGCGACTAAGTCGTTGTATGTCAGAACAGTCGCCGTCTTTTTGGAAAGAAACGGTGGAAATACCTGTTGTGTTCCCCAAAACAAATCGAGCTGGATTTTACGAAGTTGGAGAGGAAGCGCGATCGCGAAATAAATCCCTCCTTTTTTAGAAAGAATTCCCTCCCCTTTGATAAATCGAATTCCGGGCAACTCCAGAAGATTCGCATAACTCGGATGAAGATCTCTGTGGGAAAAAAGATAAAATTCAAAACTGGGATCCTTTCCCAGATCCAAAAGAGCGCTGTGGATCATCTTTCCAACGCCGGATACCGGGGTCGAAAAAGGTCTGGCGTCCACGCCGATTCTGATTTTTTGTATTATATGTTTAGAATATTCTTTTTTTTTCATATAGATTTCCCCGATCAGGTCCAATCCCTCAGACTGGATTGAAAATATCCCTTCGAAGTTTTCCAGAGAAGATCCAAAGATTCGGAATGTCCCGCGATCAAACCCTCTCCCCTTCCGGAAGCGGTTTGAAACCGATACGGTTCGCCGGATTGAATTTCGAGATCGGTTCCCCCCGATGCCCGTACCAGCGCTATTCCCGCGCAAACGTCCCATTCGTTTTTCGGTTTGAGGGAAATGGAAATGGAAGCAATTCCAGCGGCTACGAGTCCTAACTTATACGCGATTGAACCCATAGCGGAAAATTTCCAATCCGCGGGAATCATACTCGGTTTAAAAAGCCCTTCTCTTTCTTCCGTTCTGGAAATCAGAACCGTTTTTATTGGAGAATTAGAATGTAATTTTTTTGAAAACCGTTTCGAATCGATTTTATAAGAATCCGGTATTTCCGAAAACTGAATGGAATCCACTCCTAAACTTTCGGCTCCACAGATCAACTCGCCTGTGACAGGATTCAAGATCACACCCAACACGGCCTTGCCCTTAACGGATAAACCAAGGCTGATCGCAAATTCAGGATTCTTATGAACGAATTCTCGTGTGCCGTCGATGGGATCCAGGATCCAAGCCGCGGTCAGTTCGGTGATATCCTTTCGTTCTTTGTCTTCTTCCGAAAGAACGGGAATCTTCGTGAATTTTAGACTTTCCGCGATAAACGCTCCCGCTTTGAGATCGGCCTCGGTGACGGGATCGTTCCCTCCCTTATCCGTGACCTTAAAATCGGAATGATAGATTTCTAATACGATTTTTCCCGCTTCCAGAACGGAATCAATCGCGGGCTGTAGATATTGAATCGAATCCAAAAAAGAAAATACTCAGGAAAAATGAATCACTTAACGGGTTTCGATTCCGGAGTGGTTGCGCTTTCTTTGTGAGGGTCGTCTAAGTTTTCCGGACGGATATAAAAAACCTCATTTTCAGGAGTCTGAAGATAGATTTCCGGATCCATTTTATAACTATAGAAAAAGAGAAACTTCTTATACTTCACATAAACAGTGTAAGTCCCTTTTTGAGGTTCATACAACATCGTTTCCGCATTGAGATCCTTTGTGATCTCCTTGTATTCGAGGTATCTATGATGGAGCGTATATTTTACCGCAGAGAGCAGATTTTTTTCGAGCGTTGCCTTTTTAAAAGCGTCCGAAATTTTGATATTTTTGTTAAACTCTTCTACTTTGTTGAATTCTTCCACAACACCTTGAGACTTTCCGGCGTAAATTCCGGAAGTGGTAATGAGAAGTAATAAAGATATCGCGAATATTTTCTTCATCTGGGTTTCCTGTCTGCTACTAGTATCGGATTTCGGGGAAGTAAACTTACCCCTTCCTTATAATTTCTCAAGCGGAGTATAGGCAACAAAAAAGTTCTTCTCCACGTTCCCGAAACGAATCGCGACCTTGGTATTCTTTTCCTTTCCCGAAACCGTTAAAATCGTGCCGATCCCGAATTGTTTGTGTTTTACCCGATCTCCTGCCTTCAACTGGAGATTGTCCGGTGAAGGCGGTTCGGAAAAACCGGAATCGAATTCCTCTTCCGTTTCACGGATCTTAGAAGCGAGGGGCGGCCCCTGGGGACGTCTCGCCGTGCGCTCTCTCGTCGCAAATTGCTGTTCTCCGAAACATTCTTTCGGAACCTCCGCCAAAAACCGAGATGGAATTCTGTCTTCTACCTTTCCAAATTTACGGGAAGTTCTACAAAAACTCAAATACAAATCCTTTCGAGCCCGAGTCAGAGCGACGTAAAAAAGGCGACGTTCTTCTTCGTCTCCAAAGTGAGAATCTTCCAGACTCATACTGTGAGGAAAGGTGCCCTCTTCCAATCCGGATAAAAAGACGATCTGAAACTCGAGTCCCTTCGCGTTATGCACCGTCATAAGATTCACGTAGTCGGTCAGTTCTTTCGTATCTTCCTCACTCGTGAGAAGACTGATCTGGTTGAGATATTCTTCCAAGGAGGGAGAATCAGAATTTTTCTCGTATTCTTCGATCGAGTTTACGAGTTCTTGCAGGTTTTCCAGACGAGCGATCGATTCTTCCGTTCCTTCTTCTTTGAGATAGGACATGAGGCCGGAGCGATTCAAGAGTTCGATCGCAATTTCGGAAGGAGAAGAACCTTTTTCGGTCTTTTCGATGAGGTCGCTAAACAGATGAAAGAGCTCTTTGCCCTTTGCCTTCGCCGCTTTCTTTAATGGAATCTCTTCCCTTCCCAAGGTTTCCAAAAGGGAAATTCCTTTTTCGAGGGAGAATTCGCGGATCTTGTCGATTCCGGAATCCCCAATTCCCCGAGGCGGATAGTTTACAATTCTGAGGAGGGATACCGAATCGACCGGATTGGAAACAACGTTTAAGTATGCGATAAAGTCCTTGATCTCGGCTCGATCGAAAAACCGAAAGCCTCCGAAGATCTTATACGGTATTCCGAGATTGCGAAGAGCTTCTTCGAAGTATCTGGATTGAGAATTCGTTCTGTAGAATATTGCAATATTCTTATATTCCGTTCCGGAAGAATACGCTGACCGGATTCGGGTGATGATTCCGTGCGCTTCCTCGGACTCGTTTTGGAACTCGGTGAGAACCACCGGAGAACCCTTCGGGTTGTTTGTGAAAATTTCCTTCTGTTTGCGTTGTGTGTTGTTCGAGATGACGCGTGATGCGGCGAGAATGATGTTCGAAGAGGAACGGTAATTTTCCTCGAGTTTGATCACGGTCGAATCCGGAAAATCCTTTTCGAAGTTGAGAATGTTCGCGATATCCGCGCCCCTCCAGGAATAGATCGATTGATCGTCGTCACCCACGACGCAGAGATTCTTTTTTTCGCCCGTGAGAAGAATCACGAGTTCGTATTGGACCTTGTTCGTATCCTGATACTCGTCGACCATGACGTATTCCCATTTGTGACGATACTTCGAAAGCGCATCCGGAGATTTTTGCAGGAGTTGAACCGTCTTCCAGATGAGATCCCCGAAGTCGAAAGCCTTGCTTGCTTCTTTTCTTTTTTCGTATTCTTTATAAATCGCGGAAACGTTCTTAGAAAAATCGGTCCGTCCTTCCTTTTCGAGATAAGCTTCCGGAGACAACATCTTATCTTTGAGACCGCTGATATAATTTCCAAGCATCGACGGCTTGTAAAATTTTGGATCAAGAGAAAGGTCTTTCACGACTTGTTTGAGAAGTGATTCTTGCAGAGTTGTATCGTAAACTGTGAAACCGCCGGCGTAACCGAAAAACGAAGCTTCTCTTCTTAGGATATAAAGACAAAGTGAGTGAAACGTTTTGATCTGAAGATTGGCGGGTAAGAATGGAACTAAGTGTTTGACTCGTTCCTGCATTTCGGCGGCCGCCTTGTTCGTAAACGTAACGGCGCAGATTCTATCAATCCCGTGATTGATAAGAAGATTCGCGATTCTATGAGTGATCACGCGTGTTTTGCCCGAACCCGCTCCCGCTAAAATCAGGACTGGACCGGAAACTTGGAGGACGGCTTTTTTTTGTTCTTCGTTTAAACCTTCGAGGAGAGGATCCACGGTCAAAACCTATAATCTCCGATCCCGAAGACAAACTGAAACGCGTTGTCGGAATCGAATTTTGTGAAAGGGTGATCCGCGACTCCGGTGTATTTTAGTTTTTGTGCGAAGTAAATCCGAAGTGGAAGAACCGGGATTTGAATCCGAAGACCAACCCCCCAGGAGAATCGGAACTTATCGAGCGCGATATTGTTTCCGGAAAGAACGAGGTTCGCAGGATTATTCAATTCTTCATATGTATAATCCGCTTTTCGAAGAGCGGTCAGATTGTAAGAATTCGTAAGCGCATAACCGACGGGATCCTTCTGTTGTGCTTCTAAAATACGTTGATCATACGTCGTAAAAAGATCTCTTCGAACACCTTGCGCACGATTCACTTCTTCGTAAAGCGCTCCCGCGTCGAAGAAGGTTACGAGCCAGAGTAAACTTGGTTCGATCGGAAATCGAAGTTCGGATCCGAAAATCATACGACTCGCGGCCCCGTCCCTCCACTCGGTCGGGTATTTTGCATCGTTATAAAACCAACCCCGAAGCGATTCGTAACCGCCGAGGAATTGTAAGTCCTGCAACTGGATATACGGATTTTGAATTGGATCCTGTTTTCCGTACGACGGAACCCTTTGGAACGTAAAAAGGGAAGAACTTCTGAATTCTTGAACGACTCTCCAACGACGAAGCGCGTTGTTTCTAAACAATCCGAAAAGACTATAATCGAACCAAGTATGATAGTATTCCGCTAAGATACGATACTGGTCAAAATGGGACTGACCGCCTAACAACTGACCAACGTTATCCACCTGAAAAAGAAGGTCGTAACCTTGAGTCGGATTAAAGACGTTATCACGAATATCATAGGCAAGACCGTTAGAAATCTGGGAACGGAACTGCCAACCTCTTCGAACTTCCGCGAGAACCTGATCGGAAACGAGGGAGGATGGATTAGTGGAAGCATAGATACTCGGAGAGTAACGGTGGAAGTGAGTCCAGTTGATAAAAATACGATGTCCGATCCCGACCGTAAAACCGACCCCGTCCCGAGAATAGATCGCCTGTTCTTTGATCGACTGCTGGTTGTTGTTTTCCGTAATGGAAACCGCTCCTACGTTGTAAATCCTTGAGGAATAAAAAAGGGAAAGCGAAAGAGACCAAGGTTTATTGTAGAGCCAAGGTTCCGTCCATGTCACCTGGAACAATCTTCGATAGGGACCGAACTCGATTCTTCCGGATATTTTTTGCCCGGTTCCGTTGAGGTTGTTTTCTCCCACTTCGGTAAAGATGGAAAAACCCGTGATCGTTCCGTAACCGCCCCCCATAGAAACGGTTCCCGTCGGCTGTTCGAGAACTTCGATGATGAGGTTCATCTTCGTCTGATCGGAACCCGGCCTCATGTTGAAGTTGACCTCTTTGAAGTAGCCGAGGTTATAGATTCTTTCCCGAGAGCGGTTTACGAGAGAAGAATTAAAAAGATCGCCTTGTTTGAAGAGTAATTCTCTTCGAATCACCCGATCTTGAGTTTTCTTGTTTCCTTTGATAACAACGTTTTCAACATACGCCAAGTTGTTTTCGCGGATATTAAAATCTACGTGAACGAATTTTTTTCCGTGTAACTCGGGTTTGGTGTTATAGAGTTGTCTTAAACGTTTGATATGAAGTTGAGAATATTCGGTCTCGCAGACTTTTCTTTCTTCTTCCGTTTTACGAGTGTAACAGTTTTCGTAGTATTCTATATTTTCGCGATCGAGCGAGATTACCTTTCGTCGAGGAATTACCTGAGCGAAGAGATATCCTCTTGAACTATAGAGTTCGTTCATGGTTCCTCGATCCCGCATAAAACGAGTTTCATCGAAGAGAACACCCACGTCTGCGTCGCTATAGTCTAAGTTCCGCTCCAGTTCCTTGACTGGTAAGAGAGGCTTTAACTCTTCCTTGGGGGTTTCGGGAGGGTTGTTTTCTTTATTCAAAAAGAGAGGTCTTCCTTCCGCGTCCAAGGTCTTATCGTGATTGAGAGTATAACCGTTGAAGAAATAGACTTGTCCTTCCGAAATCTTGATATTTACGATGATCACCCTTCGATCTTTCTTTTCCGGATTTTCCCAGTGGATTTCCCAGTTGGTACCTTCGCGCATGAGTTCCGCGTCTAAATAACCTTTACTTTTGAGATACGCGATGATCGTATCTTTATCCTTTTCGAAAGAAGATTCTTTAAAATTTCCGCCTTCAAAAACTCCCTCTTCTTTCATTTCCATCACGGAAAGAAGTTCGGAAGTTTCCACGGATTCGTTCCCATAGACGTTGATCTTGGATACGGGAATCTCTTCTCCTTCGTCTATGATAAATCGAACGCGAACAAGATTTGTTTTCGGATCCGGTTTTCCCAATTCTACTTTTACATAAGCGAGAAAAAAACCTTCGTCCCTGTATTTTTGTAAAATCAGATCTCTGGATTTTGTGATTTTTTGAGGAGTAATGACTTCATTGTCTTTTAGAGGAAGTTTGTCGCGTAGATCCGCTGGAAAAACCTCGTCAGCGCCGACGAATTCGACTTCTTTTACACGCGGCCTTTCTTTTAATTCAAATACGACCCGAACTCCGTCGCCCAAGTCTTCCGCTTGGATGTCAACGAAGTAGAAAAATCCCGAATTAAAAAGTGTCTTTAGATCCTTGTCTAAAACTTTTTTTGTAAGTTGTTTTCCGATTCGCATATCGATCATCGATTCGAGATCGCTATCCGGTGTGTTTTTATTTCCCTTGAACTTAACTTCCTTGATCACCTTTCCGAGGTAATCGCTTCTTTTGGAAAGAAGTTGAGTCAATTCGCCTGAATAGAATAAAAGTCCAAGGAGGATGGCTAAAATAGATCCTTTCAGAATGAGGGAAAATGTTCGTTTCAACTTAAAGACTGAGCCACCAGATATTTGCTTACAGAATCAAACCGCTTAAAGGCCGGTATTTATTTTTCTCCGGTTCCCGATTGTCTAACCATGGCTAGATTAAACTTACTGACTCCTGCCTCGTTTACCTTATCGATTACTTTAATTACTGTTTGATAACTCGCCGTTCCGTCACCACGAATGATCACACGATTCTTTCCAGGTTCTCTTTTATCCACCGGTCCTAAAAATACGTTTATTTTTTCCGTGAGTTTTTCCAACGGAACGGGGTCTGTGTCTTTATCTAAAAAAATCTTTCCGTCTTTATTGATCGTGATGACGAGTTCGTCCTTTTTCTTCTCCTGCGCCGTGGAGGAAGAGCGAGGAAGTTCAATCTTCATCACAGTCGATTTTTCCAAGGTCGCATTCATCAAAAAATATATTACGATAAAGGAAATAACGTCGATCAAAGGAGCCAATTCGATTTGGCCTGCTCTACCCGCTGAAGATCGGAACTTTCTAAATTTCATATTACTTTAGATATTTGATCGCTTGACCGGAAAGGTTTTCCATCTCTGCGATCGTATCTTCTTTTTTCTTTTGAAAGTAATTGTAGGCAACGTAAGCCGGAATCGCAATCGCCAAACCCATCGCCGTCGTGATCAAGGCCTCGCTGATTCCCACTTCGGCACCCCGGGTTCCCGAACCTTCTTCAAAAGAGCGAATGATACCTAAGACCGTACCTAAAACCCCCAGAAGTGGAGAAATTGTCGCGATCGTTCCTAAGCCGGAAAGAAATCTTTCCATCTTAAGAATTTGAGCAAACCCGACGGAAAGCATTTCCTCTTCGGCAGAATCCATATTCTTTCGAGAAGATTCGATTCCTGCTTGAAGAACCTGGGATGCGGGACCGTTGTTTAAGTTTTTGAGAAAGTCAGTTGCGGTGTCCCAGTTTTTCTGACGAAACAGGTCCTTGAGTGCGCGCCAATCATTCGGGGCGATCGGCTTCCATTTCGAAAAGTAGAGCATCCTTTCGATGATGATTGTGAAACCTACGATAGAAACTAAAACGATAACGATAGGAACCGATTCCGGAGGGATCGCAGAAATTAGAGAATCAGATTTGGCTAAAAACATTTGAGTAAAATTCTCCCATAAGTAGAGTTTAAAACTCTCTTGTTACTGCCAAACAGTTTTCTAATCTGCGCCCACCCTTTTTGCGGGGAATCTCAATAGAAAAGATCCATTGTCAAACCGCCTGTTTTTTCAGCAGTTCCTTAGCGTGTTCAAGAGCGCCTTTCGATACCCTCTGACCCGAAATCATCCTCGCAAGTTCCAAGGTTCGTTCTTCTAAGCTCAAAAATTCCGCTTTCGAAAAGGTTCTTCCACCTTCTACGAATTTACTGATTTTTAGGTGATCATTCGCCGCCGAAGCAATTTGTT
This window of the Leptospira stimsonii genome carries:
- a CDS encoding LIC11625 family surface-exposed protein, whose protein sequence is MKKIFAISLLLLITTSGIYAGKSQGVVEEFNKVEEFNKNIKISDAFKKATLEKNLLSAVKYTLHHRYLEYKEITKDLNAETMLYEPQKGTYTVYVKYKKFLFFYSYKMDPEIYLQTPENEVFYIRPENLDDPHKESATTPESKPVK
- a CDS encoding 3'(2'),5'-bisphosphate nucleotidase CysQ; translated protein: MDSIQYLQPAIDSVLEAGKIVLEIYHSDFKVTDKGGNDPVTEADLKAGAFIAESLKFTKIPVLSEEDKERKDITELTAAWILDPIDGTREFVHKNPEFAISLGLSVKGKAVLGVILNPVTGELICGAESLGVDSIQFSEIPDSYKIDSKRFSKKLHSNSPIKTVLISRTEEREGLFKPSMIPADWKFSAMGSIAYKLGLVAAGIASISISLKPKNEWDVCAGIALVRASGGTDLEIQSGEPYRFQTASGRGEGLIAGHSESLDLLWKTSKGYFQSSLRDWT
- a CDS encoding ExbD/TolR family protein, translated to MKFRKFRSSAGRAGQIELAPLIDVISFIVIYFLMNATLEKSTVMKIELPRSSSTAQEKKKDELVITINKDGKIFLDKDTDPVPLEKLTEKINVFLGPVDKREPGKNRVIIRGDGTASYQTVIKVIDKVNEAGVSKFNLAMVRQSGTGEK
- a CDS encoding TlpA disulfide reductase family protein — protein: MFSIRIVFTLFLIFLSACHSSKEESILYKLKLSDPDGNSVDLLAYKGKVLLLDVWASWCEPCKEAVPVLEKLSKDLQGKNGVLLGINTEPEHSKEEHLKAAQEFGMTYPFLIDRDFALINEYKVEGQPALLVFSPSGKLLKIQYGIQERDYPKLRASFSNWFTAP
- a CDS encoding MotA/TolQ/ExbB proton channel family protein produces the protein MFLAKSDSLISAIPPESVPIVIVLVSIVGFTIIIERMLYFSKWKPIAPNDWRALKDLFRQKNWDTATDFLKNLNNGPASQVLQAGIESSRKNMDSAEEEMLSVGFAQILKMERFLSGLGTIATISPLLGVLGTVLGIIRSFEEGSGTRGAEVGISEALITTAMGLAIAIPAYVAYNYFQKKKEDTIAEMENLSGQAIKYLK
- a CDS encoding glycosyltransferase family 4 protein, whose product is MKKKEYSKHIIQKIRIGVDARPFSTPVSGVGKMIHSALLDLGKDPSFEFYLFSHRDLHPSYANLLELPGIRFIKGEGILSKKGGIYFAIALPLQLRKIQLDLFWGTQQVFPPFLSKKTATVLTYNDLVAYRFPDTMRTLARLQQKFYLSRSVQRADKLLPISESTRDEVAEFFHIPLERMQVVYPGIELSEFQGLLKKKPGERIDSLPKKYFLSVSTVEPRKNYTFLYNAYLEYSKFVKPSQKFAWVIGGKAGWENPEFIETLRSPESKKLGIHWIESPSDVELAHMYKKCSLFLFSSLYEGFGIPLLEALSLQKPAIVTDLSVFREIGGNQIQYLKLERDLWVKAFLDYSKKPYAGKKVDLRKFYRSVAAKTIADQIRDVLRSKTISSTR
- a CDS encoding BamA/OMP85 family outer membrane protein — translated: MLAILLGLLFYSGELTQLLSKRSDYLGKVIKEVKFKGNKNTPDSDLESMIDMRIGKQLTKKVLDKDLKTLFNSGFFYFVDIQAEDLGDGVRVVFELKERPRVKEVEFVGADEVFPADLRDKLPLKDNEVITPQKITKSRDLILQKYRDEGFFLAYVKVELGKPDPKTNLVRVRFIIDEGEEIPVSKINVYGNESVETSELLSVMEMKEEGVFEGGNFKESSFEKDKDTIIAYLKSKGYLDAELMREGTNWEIHWENPEKKDRRVIIVNIKISEGQVYFFNGYTLNHDKTLDAEGRPLFLNKENNPPETPKEELKPLLPVKELERNLDYSDADVGVLFDETRFMRDRGTMNELYSSRGYLFAQVIPRRKVISLDRENIEYYENCYTRKTEEERKVCETEYSQLHIKRLRQLYNTKPELHGKKFVHVDFNIRENNLAYVENVVIKGNKKTQDRVIRRELLFKQGDLFNSSLVNRSRERIYNLGYFKEVNFNMRPGSDQTKMNLIIEVLEQPTGTVSMGGGYGTITGFSIFTEVGENNLNGTGQKISGRIEFGPYRRLFQVTWTEPWLYNKPWSLSLSLFYSSRIYNVGAVSITENNNQQSIKEQAIYSRDGVGFTVGIGHRIFINWTHFHRYSPSIYASTNPSSLVSDQVLAEVRRGWQFRSQISNGLAYDIRDNVFNPTQGYDLLFQVDNVGQLLGGQSHFDQYRILAEYYHTWFDYSLFGLFRNNALRRWRVVQEFRSSSLFTFQRVPSYGKQDPIQNPYIQLQDLQFLGGYESLRGWFYNDAKYPTEWRDGAASRMIFGSELRFPIEPSLLWLVTFFDAGALYEEVNRAQGVRRDLFTTYDQRILEAQQKDPVGYALTNSYNLTALRKADYTYEELNNPANLVLSGNNIALDKFRFSWGVGLRIQIPVLPLRIYFAQKLKYTGVADHPFTKFDSDNAFQFVFGIGDYRF
- a CDS encoding ATP-dependent helicase, which codes for MDPLLEGLNEEQKKAVLQVSGPVLILAGAGSGKTRVITHRIANLLINHGIDRICAVTFTNKAAAEMQERVKHLVPFLPANLQIKTFHSLCLYILRREASFFGYAGGFTVYDTTLQESLLKQVVKDLSLDPKFYKPSMLGNYISGLKDKMLSPEAYLEKEGRTDFSKNVSAIYKEYEKRKEASKAFDFGDLIWKTVQLLQKSPDALSKYRHKWEYVMVDEYQDTNKVQYELVILLTGEKKNLCVVGDDDQSIYSWRGADIANILNFEKDFPDSTVIKLEENYRSSSNIILAASRVISNNTQRKQKEIFTNNPKGSPVVLTEFQNESEEAHGIITRIRSAYSSGTEYKNIAIFYRTNSQSRYFEEALRNLGIPYKIFGGFRFFDRAEIKDFIAYLNVVSNPVDSVSLLRIVNYPPRGIGDSGIDKIREFSLEKGISLLETLGREEIPLKKAAKAKGKELFHLFSDLIEKTEKGSSPSEIAIELLNRSGLMSYLKEEGTEESIARLENLQELVNSIEEYEKNSDSPSLEEYLNQISLLTSEEDTKELTDYVNLMTVHNAKGLEFQIVFLSGLEEGTFPHSMSLEDSHFGDEEERRLFYVALTRARKDLYLSFCRTSRKFGKVEDRIPSRFLAEVPKECFGEQQFATRERTARRPQGPPLASKIRETEEEFDSGFSEPPSPDNLQLKAGDRVKHKQFGIGTILTVSGKEKNTKVAIRFGNVEKNFFVAYTPLEKL